Genomic DNA from Providencia sp. PROV188:
AAAGGGCCATCTGCATCGGCTGGTGTTGAATTCGGATTATCGATATCCGTCCAGATTTGCATGATATAGGGGGTATTGTCGTTATTCTTTAATTTTAATGTTTCTGACTTGGTATCTGACAGATAAACAACACGAGTTTTTAACATCGTGACAGATGCTGATGCGCTTGAAACAAAGGCAGAAATAAAAAGAATAAAAAAAATAAATTTTTTCATTATTTGGCTCTTTTTATAAAAACAATCTCTCTTCTTTTTGAGAAGAGAGATTAGGGGCTTAATTATAAGAAATAGAATATTGAACACTTCCTAACACAGTACCCGCTTCAGCCTGACCTTCAGCATAATAACGAACGGCATAGTCATGAGTTGCCGATTTTTCATTTTGTTTTAATACTAATCCAGCATTAGATTTAGTACCTGTTACATCAAGTGCGGCTTTACTACCAGTTGGTTCAATGAGTTCTAAAGAAACATTAGTTGCCGTACCAGTATTACCAACGCGGTTACTGGATGTAATATTGTTAGCAACAAAAATGGTGTTGATATTTGTATCTGTAGTTGTCGATCCTGTACAGCCACTCACTGCGATGGTAAATGGTGTTTCACCAGCAGTACTACCTGATGATGCTAGGTCTTTCTTTGATACTGTTGGCAATAAAACAACAGGTAACGCGGTGTTTCCATTAATTGTTACAGTACATGTTTCATCAGCAACTTCGCCTTGAAAACGTATTGTATTATTAGAAGCAGCTATTGCATTAGAAGAAACAATACAGGCTGCGATAACTAAATATTTATTCATGATTACATTCTCTCCATTCAAAAATATGTAATTTTTATTTGCTTACAAAAAAGTATTAAATTGATACAAGAAAAACTAATACATTATTTATTAAAGATGCTAAAAGCCATCTCATTAAT
This window encodes:
- a CDS encoding fimbrial protein, with product MNKYLVIAACIVSSNAIAASNNTIRFQGEVADETCTVTINGNTALPVVLLPTVSKKDLASSGSTAGETPFTIAVSGCTGSTTTDTNINTIFVANNITSSNRVGNTGTATNVSLELIEPTGSKAALDVTGTKSNAGLVLKQNEKSATHDYAVRYYAEGQAEAGTVLGSVQYSISYN